Proteins encoded within one genomic window of Kibdelosporangium phytohabitans:
- a CDS encoding NAD(P)-binding domain-containing protein, translated as MIAFLGPGTMGGPMAANLVEAGHEVAATRDAEVVITMLPSGRHLLDCYAKIVAAAKPGTLFIDCSTVDVADARAAATSAGHLAADAPVSGGVVGAAVGSLTFIAGGADEAAAKARAAPARDGCPLPLLWTVRGRSGREDLQQHDPRCLDGRGE; from the coding sequence GTGATCGCGTTCCTCGGTCCGGGCACCATGGGCGGCCCGATGGCCGCCAACCTGGTCGAAGCCGGGCACGAGGTGGCCGCCACGCGTGACGCCGAGGTGGTGATCACCATGCTGCCCAGCGGACGGCACCTGCTCGACTGCTACGCCAAGATCGTCGCGGCGGCCAAGCCCGGCACGTTGTTCATCGACTGCTCCACGGTCGACGTCGCGGACGCCAGGGCCGCCGCGACCAGCGCGGGGCACCTGGCCGCGGACGCCCCGGTGTCCGGCGGTGTCGTCGGCGCGGCGGTGGGTTCGTTGACGTTCATCGCGGGCGGCGCTGACGAGGCCGCCGCCAAGGCCCGAGCCGCTCCTGCTCGTGATGGGTGCCCGCTTCCTCTACTGTGGACAGTCCGGGGCCGGTCAGGCCGCGAAGATCTGCAACAACATGATCCTCGGTGTCTCGAT